One Terriglobales bacterium DNA segment encodes these proteins:
- the ctaD gene encoding cytochrome c oxidase subunit I encodes MSTATQNSLALEMPSDTYLNSSYGVKSWFLTGDHKRIAVMYIVSISLMFLLGGIFATLVRLELLTPQGDLFQSDTYNKLFTMHGVVMVFGFLVPSIPVTLGNFLIPIMVGARDLAFPKINLASWYIYIIGMAFMLAAIISGGVDTGWTFYTPLSTQYLTTHVMFTAIGILIAGFSSIFTGLNFIVTVHRMRAPGMTWFRLPLFVWANYAASIIMVLGTPVLAITLILVALERGLGIGIFNPAMGGDPVLFQHLFWFYSHPAVYIMILPGFGVISEIIPCFARKRIFGYSAIAFSSIAIAVFGFLVWAHHMFIAGISTYSALIFSFVTFLVAIPSAIKVFNWTATLYKGSIHFDTPMLYALAFIGLFTIGGLTGLFLGAIGVDVHVTATYFVVAHFHYVMVGGMLVAYLAGMHFWWPKMTGRMYPEAPAKLSALIVFIGFNLTFFPQFILGYMGMPRRYHSYPPEFQVLNVLSSAGASVLAVGLLMPMFYMLWSLKYGEVAGNNPYRATGLEWQTTSPPPTHNFHETPIVTQEAYDYESQTEEVEVVG; translated from the coding sequence ATGAGCACGGCAACGCAGAATTCGCTCGCGCTCGAAATGCCAAGCGATACCTATTTAAATTCCAGCTATGGCGTGAAGTCATGGTTCCTCACGGGGGACCACAAGCGCATTGCAGTGATGTACATTGTGTCCATCAGCCTGATGTTCCTTCTGGGCGGAATTTTTGCCACGCTGGTGCGTCTCGAGTTGCTGACTCCGCAGGGAGACCTGTTCCAGTCCGATACCTACAACAAACTGTTCACCATGCACGGCGTGGTGATGGTCTTTGGTTTCCTGGTTCCGTCGATTCCGGTCACGCTCGGCAACTTCCTGATCCCGATCATGGTTGGCGCGCGCGATCTGGCCTTCCCCAAAATTAACCTGGCAAGCTGGTACATCTACATCATCGGCATGGCGTTCATGCTGGCCGCGATCATCAGCGGCGGCGTCGATACTGGCTGGACCTTCTACACCCCTCTCAGCACGCAGTACCTCACGACTCATGTTATGTTTACGGCGATCGGTATTCTCATCGCCGGATTCTCGTCGATCTTTACCGGCCTGAACTTCATCGTCACCGTGCACCGCATGCGTGCTCCGGGCATGACCTGGTTCCGGCTGCCGCTCTTCGTGTGGGCGAACTACGCGGCCAGCATCATCATGGTGCTGGGAACGCCGGTGCTCGCTATCACGCTGATTCTCGTGGCGCTCGAACGTGGATTGGGCATCGGCATCTTCAATCCGGCGATGGGCGGCGATCCGGTGCTCTTCCAGCACTTGTTCTGGTTCTACTCGCACCCGGCGGTTTACATCATGATCCTCCCGGGATTCGGAGTGATCAGCGAGATCATCCCGTGTTTTGCCCGCAAGCGCATCTTTGGCTATAGCGCCATCGCTTTTTCGAGTATCGCGATCGCCGTATTCGGATTCCTGGTTTGGGCACATCACATGTTCATCGCGGGAATCTCCACGTACTCCGCGCTGATCTTTTCGTTCGTCACCTTCCTGGTTGCGATTCCGTCGGCGATCAAAGTCTTTAACTGGACAGCGACGCTATACAAAGGATCGATTCACTTCGATACGCCGATGCTGTATGCGCTAGCGTTCATCGGGCTATTTACTATTGGCGGGCTTACGGGATTGTTCCTCGGTGCGATCGGGGTTGACGTGCATGTAACGGCGACTTACTTCGTTGTGGCGCACTTCCACTACGTGATGGTGGGAGGCATGCTCGTGGCGTATCTGGCCGGCATGCACTTCTGGTGGCCCAAGATGACCGGCAGGATGTATCCGGAAGCTCCGGCCAAGCTCTCAGCGTTGATCGTCTTCATCGGGTTTAACCTAACGTTCTTCCCACAGTTTATTTTGGGATACATGGGCATGCCGCGCCGGTATCACAGCTATCCACCGGAGTTCCAGGTGCTGAATGTGCTTTCTTCGGCCGGCGCGTCCGTGCTTGCAGTTGGCCTGCTGATGCCGATGTTCTACATGCTGTGGTCGCTCAAGTACGGTGAGGTTGCGGGCAACAATCCTTATCGCGCAACTGGCCTGGAGTGGCAGACTACCTCGCCTCCCCCGACGCATAACTTCCATGAGACACCTATCGTCACTCAGGAAGCCTACGATTACGAAAGCCAGACTGAGGAGGTCGAAGTTGTCGGATAG